Proteins co-encoded in one Capsicum annuum cultivar UCD-10X-F1 chromosome 9, UCD10Xv1.1, whole genome shotgun sequence genomic window:
- the LOC107840888 gene encoding 20 kDa chaperonin, chloroplastic: protein MATTQLAASSISAKGFASFEGLRSTSNFKAVSFAPLKKNSRSFRGLIVKAATVVSPKYTSIKPLGDRVLVKIKDAEDKSVGGILLPTSAQSKPQGGEVVAVGEGRSVGKTTVEISVKNGTQVLYSKFAGTEVEFNGSKHLILKEDDIIGILETDDIKDLQPLNDRVLIKVAETEEKTAGGLFLSESAKEKPSIGTVIAVGPGPLDAEGNRKSLTVSPGNEVLYSKYAGNDFKGADGSDYITLKAPDVIAILP, encoded by the exons ATGGCAACGACTCAGCTGGCTGCGTCATCCATTTCTGCCAAGGGTTTTGCATCCTTTGAGGGGCTTAGGTCCACGAGTAATTTTAAGGCTGTGTCTTTCGCTCCTTTAAAGAAGAATAGCAGGTCGTTCCGTGGACTCATCGTCAAGGCTGCAACTGTTGTATCTCCTAAG TACACTTCAATTAAACCTCTAGGTGATAGAGTTCTGGTGAAGATTAAGGATGCAGAGGACAAGAGCGTAGGCGGCATCCTGCTTCCAACATCAGCACAGTCAAAGCCACAAGGAGGTGAGGTTGTTGCTGTTGGGGAGGGTCGTTCAGTTGGTAAGACCACAGTGGAAATTAGTGTGAAG AATGGTACCCAAGTGCTGTACTCGAAATTTGCGGGAACTGAAGTGGAGTTCAATGGATCAAAGCACCTGATTTTGAAAGAGGATGACATTATCGGTATCCTTGAGACAGATGATATCAAGGATCTGCAGCCGTTGAATGACAGAGTTCTAATCAAG GTGGCTGAGACTGAGGAAAAAACCGCTGGAGGATTGTTTTTGAGCGAGTCTGCAAAGGAGAAACCTTCAATTGGCACG GTGATAGCCGTTGGACCCGGTCCTCTCGACGCGGAAGGAAACAGGAAATCACTTACAGTATCCCCTGGAAATGAAGTTTTGTATTCCAAATATGCTGGCAATGACTTCAAAGGAGCTGATGGCTCTGATTACATTACTCTAAAGGCACCTGATGTAATTGCTATTCTACCATAG